The genomic DNA aaaagagtcttcatttgaaatggaaaatattagaaactatagtaaattttatttaatatttcttttttgttgttctacTATTTCTAGAAGGACCTAGATTTTGGACTTCACACGTTTTTCTTGAAAATGTAATCAGCTCTGGCTAAAATAGCTGTGTATCTATGTCTATGCCTCAGTTCAGCCATAACTGAAGGAAGGGTGACAGCACAaactgaaaaacttttttttttttttttgagacagggtctcacactgtcacccaggctgaagtgcagtggtatgatcttggctcactgcaacctccacctcccaggctcaagtgatccttccacctcagcctcccaagtagctgggactaaaagagtgtaccaccatgcctcgctaatttctgtaaatttttggtagagatggggtttcaccatgttggtcaggctggtcttggactcctgggctcaagcaatctgctcgcctcagcctcccaaagtgctgaaattattggtgttaagccactgtgcccagcctaaactgaaaaattaaagaaggctTCAGGACAAAAACTGTGTCCAtggattttattaaataatgccTCTTTAATCAGgtaataatttttatgtaaaaaatgtGCATATAAGAAATTATACTACCTTAGCCTCCCTTAATCACATTGTAAAACATGAGTAGAACTGTGAAAAGTACTTTCTGCATCTTGGAGTAAATGAAAGAGAATGTTATAACCCTCAGTTTATGATTTGTAACAGCAGCCCCTACTCCCACTCCACAAAAAGGTGTCTTTCAAAAGCTAACTCAAATGTTAACTTTATTTGTGCTTAGGAAATGGAAAATGATTAtgtaaatgacatttaaaaaaagactacCTAGGCAGCACAATCTGGTCCTAATCATTTGAGAAGTCTATATTTGAAATGCATACCTGGAGGCCCAATTTTTAGAAATCTCATCACCTATTGCTCTTTATCACAAAAGCAAATTaagcattttgaattttatataaatgtaataactCTAACTTtgagagaaataatttataatactttTCCTTCTTAACTCTGGCTCATATTAGAACTATCTAAGGAGCTTTTAACAAAAATGGCAGGTCTGGGCTCCACTCTCAGAGATTGATTTAAATGGCTGAAACCACTGctttaatattttgtatctaCAGTGACATAAAATGTTCATTGTTTAAGCAAGTCTTAACAGtatcaaagcaaataaaaatgtgagCCAAATTCAATTATTTCAACAGAGAACCGTAGAAAAACACGTCAAAAAactaaaaggtgaaaaaaaaattactattgttCCCACAAATAATTCTCCATTTAGTTAGTCCTGTAACCAAATCGTCTcttagaacagttttttttttaaaaaataaccttacCTCTTTAAGTTTATTCCGAATTAAATTTGCCGTTGTATTCAATGAGTCATCATGCATATCCACTTTAGATATGTCTGGTAACAGAGGTCCAATCATAACCTCATTACTACTTGGGTTTGTTTCAAGAAAAGTTCCAAGTTTACGATCATCTTCTCGTCTTCTTTTGCGCTCCTGCAGTTGTGTTGTCCTAGGCATAAATCTGTCAACTGCCTCTGAAGGAATAATAGCCTTTCGTGCACCCTGGCAGTCTACTGAGTTTTTGAAAGGGTTTATCTGTGTTTTCTGCAAAGAGTCACTGTGGTTATAATGCTCCATTGTTTTATCATGGTTTCTACCATACTCAGAGGAGTTTGATGCTCTATCTACATGCTTCCCAGATGAACACATACATTTTGAGGAGAAATAACATAAAGGCAATTCACAGGAATATGGAAGATAAGGATATGAGTTCCCTGCAGAAGTGTTCAGAGCAGTTGTACAAAATCCAGACATCTCTGAGTGGAAGTCTTGTCTAAAATCCTCTGTGTCTTTATGCTCTGTAACCAATTTCTTCTTTGTCACATAATGGTCtttttattacaatttaaaaggtgagagaaaggaaaacagaggtAGTTTATTGTTTGCATCATTCAgaatcatataattttaaaaatcacttaaaaatggTAACAAATTCTACACCAAAAAATCTATTTCTTGAGAAGGGAATATATTCATGTGGTTTAAAACCTAAAATGGATAAAAAGATATGTAGCATCAAGTGTCACCCTTTCCTTGCTCTCCATGGGCCTGGTTTCATCCCATAAGTAAGCGCTATTGttctttatttatctgttcaatATGCCTTACTTTGCTTCCTCCTACCTCCCATTCTTTTTCTCCCCACTAAAAAAGGTAACCTGTAATATGTACTTCTTCTGCACCTCTGTATTTTCCACTTCACTGTAGATCTTATATAGTTTTTCCATATCATTATATACAAtcctttttttttgcaatttcagAGTATTCCAGTCATGCTGCCTAGCCTGTGTTTGTTAGTTATTAAAGAAAgcaatatgtgtggcttacttcTAGGGCTGGAAAGGACCTCTTCCCTGGTTTACTCTCCCAAAAGCAGACTAAAACATCAGTGGGGTGCGGAAGATGTGGTAAAGATGAAATTGGCTATCTGTTGATGATAGTTAATGTTAATACACGGGAGGTATGTTATCTTAGTTTTTCTACCTGtgtgttttgaaatttcattaatagaagtttttgaaaagaccaaatatacaattatgtgtaGATGCTAGAATGCTGCAGATAAAATAGAGCTTAACTAAAGTGTTCAAGGCCAAAAAAGTCATAGTTTAACAACAATGAATCTAATTCCGAGGGGGCAGGGCAAAAAGGTCTTAAGGGTAAGGGGAGCAAATAATGAAGATAATGCTAGGCCACCACTAACATTGAGATGATTAAAGCAGTTTAAAAGTAAGCTCTGGACAGGGAGTCCAAAGCTTGGGTTTTAATCCTTATTTTTGTCCTTAATTTATCTCTAGTAATATAGGCCAGTCACAAACTCTGAGACTCAGCTTCCTCACCAAGAAGTAGGACACAGGTCAGATAATGTCAAAGGTCTTCCTCCAcactaatattttataatttcctttccgttttctattttttttttttttttgtatattttataatttcctttgccACACAAATATACAAATTTTCCTGGTGCTATTTACATATCTTACAAATTAATGTCTACAAATGACTGGGGATTCTCAACAGCTCTCTTGCCAGATTTCTGAGTAAGTTTTCCAAgagttttctcactttatttctctCTACCACTATCTGGTAGAAGGGGCATGTGGGGCATTTATGCGGTTGCTTGGTCAAAAGTAGAACTTCTCCACGATTAGCAGTGACAATTAGTCTGCAAATCACAACTGCCCACTGCATTCTGGTCAAAGCCTTAATTCCTTAGCAGGGACACAAGGCCCTTCGTGATTTACTTCCTATCCACTATTCTAAACTTATCTGTCACTGAAACCTCTGGGCTTTGATTATATTGTATGAGTTAAAGTTTCTTAAATACATGATGCTCATTTATTCCTCTAAGCATTTAAACATCCTGCCTGGCTTGCCTTTCcatcttttcctctcccttctaAGTAATGTCTACTTATCCTTCAAAATTCAGCCACTTCTAACAGACTGGATGAAGTCTTCTATGAACCAATATTTCTCCCTTCTCAACCCAGATTATGTAGTACGCTGCAGAGAACTCTGTGGTTTACACTTACTGAATACTGTGATGATTTACTTGCCTCTCTTCCCACTAGACTGGGAACTGCATGATGACACACTTGGcagagtgcctgacacacagaagGCATTTAGCAATATGCTTTCCATACCTCTATTTTTAGTAGTTCTTACTACATATGCCTTTCGCACTgctagtttttttctagtttcttcaaCTGTTTCAAATTCTGGAGCATAGCACACATGAAGCAATCCACCGAAAAAACTCTGTTCATCCATTTTTCTCTTGGCTGTCCTGAATGGAAATACAAGATAGCATGGTTTTTTTAAATCCAGATTTACTTACAAATGAGAGCTTAACTAGTATACAATACCTGGAGCTAAAGCCAAAGTCCAGCTTTTgcaatgtgtatgtatatatcctGTGGACTGGGAATCAAGATGCTCTGTTTGTGGATGGTATTCATACCACCCATCCAGTATGTACTCTTAGAGCCTTCTCTTCCCTTTAAACCTCTTGGATTTGTTCCCTAGTCTTTAAGCAACTAAGGACCCAGCTGGTTGGCCTGAGGTATGTAAACTCTGGTCATAAAATAGAGCTTTTCTGTGGCCCTGAAGAGTTAGTTCATATCCAATTAAGCTTTTTCAGCACAATGTATTTCTGTAATGGGATTTATGCCTTAAAAATCAGATGAAAAATACTATAATCATAATACCTTCAATAACTGAGGAAATACTAAATAtataacaatgagaaaataaaaatgttattcagTCAATACTTACTAAACATCTATGATATGCCAAGtactacaataaataaatttaactacTCCTATATCCAGGGATAATATTAATACTTGTTGAGATTTTATCATATGCCAAGCAATGTCATAAGTGCTTCCCTTGAATTAATACCTCACAACTGTATAATGAAAGTGAAGCACTAGGACATTATATAACTTAGCCATGCTCATACTCTCGTTTGAGGAGCAAGGATTCAAATAAGGCATTGCATACTTCAGCTTTTTTTGAGCAGAGGGCTTATATCAGATAGAAGGCTGGAAAAAACTGAGTCAATTCGCAGAAAGGAGTGACAATAGCTAATGCTTACTGTATTCTGACCAGGAGGGACTATGCTAAACCCTTTATATGGATCATCTCATTTCATCAGCATACTACCTCAAGAAGGTCCCTTTAGCATATAGATTTTATGGAAGaggaaaaacaggtttaacctggttaaataacttgtccaaggtcatgaagCTAGTAAGCAGTTGGACTGGAAAACTTACTCCAAgcccaactttttgttttatttttttgagacagtgtctcactctgtcccccaggctaaagtgtagtggcCCATaaacaactcactgcaacctatgcctcctgggctcaactgattctcccacctcaacctcccaagtagctgggactacaggcatgctcagcttgatttttgtatttttcgtagaggcagcgtttcaccatgttggccagtctggtcttgaactgggctcaagcaatctgtccaccttggtcttccaaagtgctgggatcaaattcaactttttttttttttttttgagacagtctcactcttgcccagactggagtgcagtggtgtgatctcaggtcaccacaacctccacttcctggtttcaagtgatccttgtgcctcaaTCTTCCCAGTAGCACAGGCTTGTgcaaccacacttggctaattttgtatttagtagagtcagggtttcaccatgttgctcaggctgggcttgaactcctgacctcaggtgatccccctatctcgacctcccaaagtgctgggattataggtgtgagccatgtgcctggcctcaaacccatcttttttttttttttttttttttgagagcctcgctttataacataaaaatagataAGGCATTGCATACTTCAGCCTTTTTGGACTCTAAGCTGGAGtcctgtggcatgatcttggctcactgcaatcctccacctcccaggttcaagtgattcccatgcctcagccacctgagtagctgggactacaggtcccaaccaccacgcccagctaatttttgtacttttagtagagctggggtttctgtcatgttggccaggttggtcttgaactgtcgacatcaagtgatctgcctgcctcagtctcccaaagtggtgggattacaggcgagagccaccgtgtCCTAACTTCAAACCCAACTTTTAATCTACCACACCACAGGACATTAAATTGTTAAGCATGGGAATGATGTGATGGGAACAGTGCTTCAAGTAAAGTATACCTTTAAAAAGGCTAGAGGAAAATAAGTGGAATATAGGCTAGATTACATTGAATGAGGTATGAATGAGGGAAACTTGGGCCCAAAATGATAGAAATATGAATGGAGAAAATGAGTCACTGCTTAACTTGCACATTACCTTGCACTTTGTAAGTTCACAAATTTAATAAGATAAACTTCAGTAAAGTCTTCTGCCGGGTATTCATCTAGAGCATTATACTGTTCAATTGGACCATATAAAGCGAATCGCTCAACTAATTCTTTCATGGCTCCCACAGCAGGAACTCCTTGTATTAGTAAGTACTGAGATTCCAAATTGATTGTATATACCTGAAAGAAATGCAGAGTCGTTAAATGTATCTCGCAAATAAACCTAGGACGAAtctgcctctatttttttttaaacagcgctttcaaaacaagaaataatctgttcaacccaaacacaaaataaaatgtctctcatTCCCTCTGCATAAAGAGTAACAGCCCATGTGAGAGGGTACCTAACAAAGGCATATAACAGACTACCTTCAGTCgacatttttttccagaaattgaGTCGGTAGAATTCACCGGGAACAATCACTCAACGAGTATTCACTGAGCGCTTACCTTGTGCCAAGTAGTACTGTAAATACAGAAGATCCAATGACTAAAACCAAGCCTTACTCTCGTGGAGGTGCTGTTCTAATAGTTGACCAAAAGGATCGTGAGAATCTTTGATAACTGACCCAAGCAAGGTTCTTCACGCTAGCTCTAAAGAGAGAGGGATCTGACAGCAGCCTTGTCCTGCCCTTATTTCTGTAGACTGGCTATATGGCGCTAGCACTCATATAAAGCTACCGAAGAGAGCGAATGAAACCAAAATCACTTTACCTTGACAGCACGAGGCCGTCGTCCCTCCCGATATTTGGCCCGCGTGTCGCATACCGCCCGCTGGACGTGGTGGTCAAATACATTCCCTAACTCCCCACCGCTCGACGCCATCTTGCCTGCTTTGATCCTCGCAGGGAGGACAACATCCGCCCTGCTGAGCTCCCTTTTCCCCAATAAGAGAGCGAGATGAGTCAAGGAGTCCCACGATTGGCTGGAGAATCGACAGCGTCGGCCATCGTTTCCTGCGTGAGAGGATTTGATGAACGAGTTGCCGCCCCCGCGAGCGGCACCGCGGAGAGGCGCGGTGAGTGGCAGAAGCTCGCTTGTTCCACCTAATACAGGCTTGCGACGAGAGGCGCAGCGGTCAGAGGGGGCGGGGCCGATCTATCTCCTCCGGCTCCGACGCCCTT from Callithrix jacchus isolate 240 chromosome 11, calJac240_pri, whole genome shotgun sequence includes the following:
- the RBM48 gene encoding RNA-binding protein 48 isoform X1, encoding MASSGGELGNVFDHHVQRAVCDTRAKYREGRRPRAVKVYTINLESQYLLIQGVPAVGAMKELVERFALYGPIEQYNALDEYPAEDFTEVYLIKFVNLQSARTAKRKMDEQSFFGGLLHVCYAPEFETVEETRKKLAVRKAYVVRTTKNRDHYVTKKKLVTEHKDTEDFRQDFHSEMSGFCTTALNTSAGNSYPYLPYSCELPLCYFSSKCMCSSGKHVDRASNSSEYGRNHDKTMEHYNHSDSLQKTQINPFKNSVDCQGARKAIIPSEAVDRFMPRTTQLQERKRRREDDRKLGTFLETNPSSNEVMIGPLLPDISKVDMHDDSLNTTANLIRNKLKEVISSVPKLPEDKSENVHTSHPLKQRRRI
- the RBM48 gene encoding RNA-binding protein 48 isoform X2 produces the protein MLSSLRGSKQVYTINLESQYLLIQGVPAVGAMKELVERFALYGPIEQYNALDEYPAEDFTEVYLIKFVNLQSARTAKRKMDEQSFFGGLLHVCYAPEFETVEETRKKLAVRKAYVVRTTKNRDHYVTKKKLVTEHKDTEDFRQDFHSEMSGFCTTALNTSAGNSYPYLPYSCELPLCYFSSKCMCSSGKHVDRASNSSEYGRNHDKTMEHYNHSDSLQKTQINPFKNSVDCQGARKAIIPSEAVDRFMPRTTQLQERKRRREDDRKLGTFLETNPSSNEVMIGPLLPDISKVDMHDDSLNTTANLIRNKLKEVISSVPKLPEDKSENVHTSHPLKQRRRI